The Streptomyces halobius genomic interval TGCGAAAAACGCCTCATTGCCATTGGCGTCGAACCCGTTCACGGAGTCGAGGACCTCAGGCGCGCCGTACACATACAACCGCCCGGTGAATGCGTCGCGCCGTACGAGCGGATGCTCGGGCAAGGGAAACTCCGCCTCGATCACGGCGCGCATTTCAGCCACCGACAGTCCCACATGCTCTTGCGCAATACGGGCACGTTTTACGTGGGTGTGCAGTGCCGTCCGCCCATCGATCGTGGATTTCCACTCATCCGGCAACCGGTCGTAGACGTCGCAGGCATTGGCGAACATCGTGTGGCCGCTGGTGTGCGGGACATCGACGCCGTGCAGCATGGAATAGGTCGCCGGCGACTTCACGAAGGACCCGTCCTGATGCCAGAAGTTGCCCACTCGCGCAACACCGAGCGGCTTGTTGCCCTTGACGACGTTGGAGGAGACGAGAATCTCGGGGAAGCGAGGGTGCGCGTACCTGGGGCTGTGGGGCGGCGCCGGCTTGCCGAACTTTCGGGCGAGCACGATCTGCTGCTCCGGGGTGATGTCCAGCCCCCGCACCACGATCAACTCGCGCTCGTTCAGGGCGTTGTGAACGGCGCCGAAGACCTCCGGCCGCTGCAAGTCCTCGCACGTCACCCCGGTGATCTCGGATCCGATGAATGCCGTGAGGTCACGGATTTCCATGGAGCCCCTCCGGTGGGCGTGCCCTGCCTCTGCCGACCGAAGCATGCCCGTGTCGCGTCCGTGAACGCGTCGATTTACGGCCGGGGGAGGCGGCGGTGTCACCGCCCGGAAGGGATCGCCCCGCCCTTGACGGTGCGGAGGAGCGCGCGCAGGGCGGCGGGGGTGGTCGCGAGCGCGGTGGCGGGGGCGTCGCTCTCACGGAGGTGGCGGGTGCCGGACGGGGCGGCGGCCACCTCGACGCAGTTGGTAGCCCCGCCTTCGCTGAAGCTCGACTTCTGCCACCTGGCTTCAAACATGCACACCTTCCCTAGAGCAGCGGATACAGGAGCCGTTGGATCAGCCCCAGCGAGTCCTTGGCTTTGCGCGCCTCAGGCGAGGCCGCGACGTCAACCGGAGGAAGCGCAACCACCTCCAACTTAGCGAACCGGTCCCGGTACTTAGCCATCGAGTTCTCGTCCTCCAGGTACAGATCCCGTTCGATGTGCGACACGACAGTCGTGCTGAGTTCGCGTACCTGCGGATGAAACTGCGTGAACCCCGTTCCGAAGCCCACGCGCCCGTCGAGCGGCAGGATCTGGATGGCCACTTCCGGTCGCCGAGAAACCTCGATCAGCTTCAGCAGTTGACCACGCATGACCTCCCGACTCCCCAGCGATGGCCTGAGCGCAGCCTCGTGGATGATCGCATGCAGGCGCGGCGGCCTCTCGCCGGCCAGCAACTCCTGTCGCTGCATTCTGAATTCGACTGCCTGGCGCTGCCATTCGGGTGAGAGGTCGACGTACCCGTCTCGGTGAATAACAGCCGCGTACTCTCGCGTCTGAAGCAGTCCCGGGATGAACATCGGCTCGTACGTGTGCAGCACGATGGAAGCCGACTCCAGCCCAGCCAGATCCAAGTGCGCCGCCGTGAGCGTTTGCCGGTAGTCGCTCCACCATCCCTTCCCCGACGCCTGCCCCATCTCGACCAATGCATCGAGATACGTTGGGTTTACCCCCTCCGCAGCATCAGCGAGAGCCCGCAGCCGCTCCGGCGACAAGCCCGTGCGACCGGACTC includes:
- a CDS encoding DUF397 domain-containing protein yields the protein MFEARWQKSSFSEGGATNCVEVAAAPSGTRHLRESDAPATALATTPAALRALLRTVKGGAIPSGR
- a CDS encoding DUF5753 domain-containing protein: MGQASGKGWWSDYRQTLTAAHLDLAGLESASIVLHTYEPMFIPGLLQTREYAAVIHRDGYVDLSPEWQRQAVEFRMQRQELLAGERPPRLHAIIHEAALRPSLGSREVMRGQLLKLIEVSRRPEVAIQILPLDGRVGFGTGFTQFHPQVRELSTTVVSHIERDLYLEDENSMAKYRDRFAKLEVVALPPVDVAASPEARKAKDSLGLIQRLLYPLL
- a CDS encoding TauD/TfdA dioxygenase family protein, with product MEIRDLTAFIGSEITGVTCEDLQRPEVFGAVHNALNERELIVVRGLDITPEQQIVLARKFGKPAPPHSPRYAHPRFPEILVSSNVVKGNKPLGVARVGNFWHQDGSFVKSPATYSMLHGVDVPHTSGHTMFANACDVYDRLPDEWKSTIDGRTALHTHVKRARIAQEHVGLSVAEMRAVIEAEFPLPEHPLVRRDAFTGRLYVYGAPEVLDSVNGFDANGNEAFFAQLDALIQDPERVHTHRWMPLDLLVWKTASAYHAATAVEPGRHRTVHRISIAA